AGGATCTCCGGCTGCCCGGGATAGCGACGCGTCCAGCTGGAGTATCTCTCGAAGGAGAAGGAGTAGAGATGCGAGGGGATGTCGCAGCCCGCCCCCGGATAGGTGTTGTCGCGCCAGGTTCCCCCGACGTCGGCCCCCTTTTCGAAGATCGTGTACGAGCGGATGCCGGCCTTCTCCAACTGGATGGCCATGCACAGCCCGCCGAATCCGGCACCGATGATCGCGACATTAGGCCTCATACTCACGCCCTCCGGATGTCAGCACCCACTTACGCTAGGCGATCCGCCCGCGCCGGGGAAGCCACCGGGGAGGCCCTGTGAAAGCCATGCCGGAAGCCACCGGGGAAGCCCCTGTGAAAGCCATGACAAAGGTCGCAGTGGAAGTTGCCGGGAAGTCCTGTGAAAGCCATGCCGGAAGTCGCAGTGGAAGCCACCGAGAAAGTCCTGTGAAAGCCACCGGGGGAGCCACCGGAAGTCGCTGTGACGAGACGTCCGGGGCGGGCCGGTAGTCTGCGCAAGTGCCTACGCTTGCCGACATCGTCACAGAGCTGGAGTCCCGCTACGACCCGCGATGGGCGGAGTCGTGGGACGCGGTCGGGCTCGTCTGCGGGGATCCCGCCGCCGAGGTGCGCAAGATCCTGTTCGCGGTCGACCCGGTGGCCGCCGTCGCCGAGGAGGCCCTCGACTGGGGCGCCGACCTCGTTGTCACCCACCACCCGCTCTACCTGCGCGGCACCACGAGCGTCGCGGCCACCACCTTCAAGGGTCGCCTGATCCACACGCTGATCAGGAACGACATCGGGCTCTTCACCGCCCACACCAACGCCGACGTCGCCGACCCCGGCGTCTCCGACGCGCTCGCCCGCGCCGTCGGCCTGACCGGCCCGCTCGTCCCCCTCAGCCCCGCCGCCGACGACCCCCGGCGCGGCCTGGGCCGCGTCGGCTCGCTGCCCGCCCCCGTCCCCCTCGCCGAGTTCGCCCGGCAGGCCGCCCGCGGGCTCCCCGCCACGGCGGGCGGCCTGCGGGTCGCCGGGGACCCCGGCCGTCCCGTCCAGCGGATCGCGGTCAGCGGCGGATCCGGAGACTCCCTCCTCGGGACGGCCCGCGCCGCCGGGGTGGACGTCTTCCTCACCGCCGATCTGCGCCACCACCCGTCCAGCGAGTTCATGGAGGCCTCCGGCGGCCCCGCGCTGATCGACGCGGCCCACTGGGCCACCGAATGGCCCTGGCTCGCCGACGCGGCACACCATCTCGCGTCCGCATCGGCCGCCAGGGGGATTACTGTTGAGACGCGCGTATCCGAGACGGTCACGGACGCCTGGAACACAACAGCAAAGTGCGAGGATTTCACGTGAAAGCAGCCCCTGCGGCCCAGAAGCGTCTGCTTGACCTGGCCGAACTCGACTCCGCGATCGACCGGCTGGCCCATCGCCGCCGCACCCTTCCCGAACTGGCCCAGATCGACGAGCTCTCCGGGCGCATCGCCCGCATCGCGACCCAGGTGATCGCCGCCGAGACCGAGTCCGGCGACCTCGCCCGCGAGCAGACCAAGGCCGAGGCCGACGTCGACTCGGTCCGTATCCGCGCCGAGCGCGACCAGAAGCGCCTCGACTCCGGCCAGGTGTCCTCGCCCAAGGACCTGGCCAGCCTCCAGTCCGAGATCGTCTCCCTGAAGCGCAGGCAGGGCGATCTGGAAGAGGTCGTGCTGGAGATCATGGAGCGCCGCGAGTCGGCCGACGGGCAGGCCACCAGGCTCGTGGCCGAGCGCGACGAACTCGCCGGCACCCGCGGCACCGCCGAGGACCGCAGGGACGCCGCCTTCGCCGAGATCGACAAGGAGAAGGGCGAGCTCCAGGGGAGGCGCGCCGAGGTCGTCGAGGACATCCCGGCCGACCTGCTCGCCCTCTACGGGAAGCTCAAGGAGCAGTTCGGGGTGGGCGCCGCGATGCTCCAGGGAGCCCGCTGCCTCGGCTGCCGCACGAGCCTGTCCATCGCCGAGATCAACCGCATCAAGGCCGCCTCCCACGAAGAGGTCATCCGCTGCGAGGAGTGCCGCCGGATCCTCGTCCGTACCGCCGAGTCCGG
This region of Streptosporangium sp. NBC_01495 genomic DNA includes:
- a CDS encoding zinc ribbon domain-containing protein, which translates into the protein MKAAPAAQKRLLDLAELDSAIDRLAHRRRTLPELAQIDELSGRIARIATQVIAAETESGDLAREQTKAEADVDSVRIRAERDQKRLDSGQVSSPKDLASLQSEIVSLKRRQGDLEEVVLEIMERRESADGQATRLVAERDELAGTRGTAEDRRDAAFAEIDKEKGELQGRRAEVVEDIPADLLALYGKLKEQFGVGAAMLQGARCLGCRTSLSIAEINRIKAASHEEVIRCEECRRILVRTAESGL
- a CDS encoding Nif3-like dinuclear metal center hexameric protein, with protein sequence MPTLADIVTELESRYDPRWAESWDAVGLVCGDPAAEVRKILFAVDPVAAVAEEALDWGADLVVTHHPLYLRGTTSVAATTFKGRLIHTLIRNDIGLFTAHTNADVADPGVSDALARAVGLTGPLVPLSPAADDPRRGLGRVGSLPAPVPLAEFARQAARGLPATAGGLRVAGDPGRPVQRIAVSGGSGDSLLGTARAAGVDVFLTADLRHHPSSEFMEASGGPALIDAAHWATEWPWLADAAHHLASASAARGITVETRVSETVTDAWNTTAKCEDFT